From Paralcaligenes sp. KSB-10:
CGAACTCGCGAAAAAAGACGAACCCGTAACGCGTGAGGAGTGGCTGCGCGATGATGCCGTCGCCTTCTTCAAAGGCATAGGCGAAAATTACAAGGCCGAAATCATCGCCTCGATACCGTCGAACGAGCCCATCAGCCTGTACCGCGAGGGCGATTTCATCGATCTGTGCCGCGGCCCGCACGTGCCTTCCACCGGCAAGCTGAAGGTTTTCAAGCTCATGAAAGTGGCTGGCGCCTATTGGCGCGGCGACAGCAAGAACGAGATGCTGCAGCGCATTTACGGGACGGCCTGGGCAAGCAAAGAAGAGCAGGCCGCTTATTTGATGATGCTCGAAGAGGCCGAAAAGCGCGACCACCGCAAATTGGGCCGCGAACTCGATCTCTTCCATTTTCAGGACGAAGCGCCCGGCCTGATTTTCTGGCATCCCAAGGGTTGGTCCTTGTGGCAGCAAGTCGAGCAGTACATGCGCAAGGTGTACGAGGACAACGGCTATCAGGAGGTCAAGGCGCCGCAGATACTCGATTTATCCCTCTGGAAAAAAACCGGACACTGGGATAATTACGCCGAAAACATGTTCACCACCGAGTCCGAGAACCGGACGTACGGCCTGAAACCCATGAATTGCCCGGGCCATGTGCAAATTTTCAATGCCGGCCTGCATTCCTATCGTGAATTGCCGATACGCTACGGGGAGTTTGGGCAGTGCCATCGCAACGAGCCCTCGGGGTCGCTGCACGGCATGATGCGAGTGCGCGGCTTTACCCAGGACGATGGTCATATTTTTTGCACCGAGGACCAGTTGCAGGACGAGTGCGCGGCATTTACAGCTTTGCTGCAGAAGGTCTACGCCGATTTCGGCTTTACCGAAATTTTGTACAAGGTGGCGACCCGCCCTGACAAGCGCATTGGCTCGGACGAAGTCTGGGACAAGGCCGAGCATGCCTTGATGGAAAGCCTGAAACGGACGAACTGCGAATTCGATGTGTCGCCGGGGGAAGGGGCGTTTTACGGCCCCAAGGTCGAATACACGCTTAAAGACGCCATAGGCCGTCAATGGCAATGCGGCACGATCCAGGTCGACTTTTCCATGCCGCAGCGCCTGGGCGCCGAATATGTCGACGCGAGCGACCTGCGCCGTCCGCCCGTCATGCTGCATCGTGCCATCCTGGGTTCGCTGGAGCGCTTCATCGGCATGCTGATCGAACATCACACCGGGGCCATGCCGCCTTGGCTGGCCCCGGAACAGCTTGTGGTATGTTGTATTTCGGAACCGTCGGCCAAATATGCGGCTGAAATCGCCCTAAGCCTGAAAAAACAAGGCTTTAGAGCAAATTCCGATTTGCGTGGGGAAAAAATCACCCGTAAAATCAGAGAGCATAGCCTGCAGAAGGTGCCGTACATTCTGGTGGTGGGCGATAAAGAGCGCGAAACCGCCACCGTGGCAGTCCGTGGCCGTGGCGGCGTCGATCTCGGAGTCATGTCCCTGAACGACTTTACCGACCGGCTGCAGCAAGATATCAACCAACGGCGTAATGCCGGGCAAGCCTGATTGGCTTGATTTTTATTAATTCTAGGAGTCTTAGACATCGCTACCGAAAAAGCTCAACGCATCAATGGTGAAATTCGCGTACCAGAAGTGCGACTTATTGGAGTAGACGGCGAGCAGCTGGGCATTGTCAAAACCTTTGATGCTATCCGTTTGTCAGAAGAAAGCGAAGTCGACCTTGTCGAAATCGCGCCAAATGCAGAACCCCCTGTCTGTCGACTGATGGATTACGGCAAGTTCAAGTACCAAGAGCAAAAGCGCCAGCAAGAGGCGCGTGCCAAACAAAAAGTCATACAGGTCAAAGAAATAAAGTTCCGTCCGGGTACCGACGAAGGCGATTACCAGGTCAAGCTGCGCAACCTGCGCCGCTTTATCGACGAAGGCGACAAGGCCAAGGTCACTTTGCGTTTCCGTGGCCGGGAAATGGCTCACCAGGAATTGGGCATGCGCGTGCTTGAGCGCGTGCGCGACGATCTGGCCGAGATCTGCCTGGTCGAAGCCATGCCCAAGCTTGAAGGGCGTCAAATGGTGATGGTCCTGGCCCCGCGTAAAAAAGCGGCGGGCAAGCAGGACGCCGCAACGTAATAAAACCCCAGGCTTCAACTTCGGCCTGCTGCTGACCAGCGGGCGCTCGCAGGTGTCTTTATGCATGTGTTGTTTGTGATTGATCCTTTACTTTCGTTAAAGGCCTACAAAGACTCTTCCGTTGCCATGATGCGGGCGCTGCAGGCTCGGGGCCATGCCTTGAGCGTGGCCTTGCTGGGCGATATGTACATCGACGAGGGCACGGTCAAGGCGGCTACCGTCGCCATCGATCTGCCGGCGGGGGCCGATTTGCATGGCCATGCCTGGTGGAACGAGCGAGGCTCCAGAACCGAGAGCCCTCTGGCCGGCTTCGACGCTGTTGTGATGCGCAAAGATCCTCCCTTCGATATGGAGTATGTATACGCCACGCATTTGCTCGAATATGCCGAGGCACAAGGGGCCCGGGTCTTCAATTCCGGCGCGGCCATACGCAATCATCCTGAAAAACTCGCGATTACCGAATTCTCGTCCTTTACGTCGCCCACCCTGGTGTCGCGCGATATGGCGCGCCTAAGGGCCTTTCATGCCACCCACCAGGATGTCATTGTCAAACCTCTGGACGGCATGGGCGGGACGGGTATTTTTCGCTTGCAGAAAGTGGAACCCAATTTGGGGTCGATACTTGAAACGCTCACCGATAATGGCGCACGCACTATTATGGCGCAACGTTATATTCCGGAAATCGTCAATGGCGACAAGCGTATTTTACTGATAGGCGGCAAGCCGGTTCCGTATGCGCTGGCCCGTATTCCTCTGGCAGGTGAAACCCGTGGCAACCTGGCTGCGGGCGGGCGCGGCGTTGCCAGGCCCTTGTCGGCCCGTGATCGCGAGATTGCCGAAACAATCGGGCCGAAACTGCTTGCGCGCGGCTTGCTGCTGGTCGGGCTCGATGTCATCGGCGATTACCTGACTGAAGTCAACGTCACCAGCCCCACCTGTTTTGTGGAAATCACCGAGCAGACCGATTTTAATGTGGCAGACTTCTTTGCCACGGCGCTGGAACAAGCTACAGGACTCTAAATGGCCCGCATCGTGCTGGTGATGCATGCACCGCTCGCAACCGCTTTTTCAGAATGTGCACAGCACGTCCTGGGAAGTAAATCGGATCTTCAGGTCTTCGATGTTCACCCCGACGACTCTCCTGACGAGCAGGTTTCGCGTCTGGTCGAGCTGCTGGCGGCCGGCCGGCAAGAAGGGGTGTTGATACTTTGCGATATATTTGGGGCTACGCCGTTTAATATTGCCAGCCGCGCACTTAAACTTGCCGTTCAGCAGGGTATTTCGGGGCATCTGATTACAGGCACCAATTTATGCATGGTTTTGAAGGCGCTGACCGACCAGGAAAAAAATCCGGATGAACTCAGCGAGGCTGTGCGCAAGGGGGCTCTGAAAGGGATCGTGAATGCCGATCAGGTTCCCTGATCCACCGTGTGTTAGTCTCGCGTTTTGAATAGTTAATAATCCTATGCCAACTATCGATATCGTTATACGCAATAAATTAGGCTTGCATGCGCGGGCCGCTGCCAAATTGACGCAATTGGCGGGCAAATTCAGTTCCGATATTTTTATCGCACGCGGGGCTCAGCGCGTCAATGCCAAGAGTATCATGGGAGTCATGATGCTGGCTGCCGGTCTTGGCGTGACGGTCAAGGTCGATGCGGCAGGCCCGGACGCCGACCAGGCATTGGGTGATATTCAACTTTTATTCGACAATAAATTCGGCGAACAAGAATAGGCTTGTTGTAGCCAAGTGGGGCCTCCGATGATTGCACCGACCCATATCCCTTCCTGTTCTTATGGCTCCATGTTGTGCATGCAGGGGCAGGGAGTCGTCAAGGGGTTCGCCATCGGCAGGGCCGTGGTCATGGGGGCCGCCGCGCTCGAAGTGGCGCATTATCGCATTCAGCCAGACGATATCGAAGCCGAATGCGAGCGTCTGAAACAAGCCCTGGCGTTTGCCTGCGATGAATTGCAGAGCATGGCCAATAGCCTGCCCGCCGATGCGCCGCGCGAGTTGGCCGCCTTGCTGACCGTGCACAGCATGCTGCTCGACGACCCCATGCTGTCGCAGCAAACCTGCGAACTTATTATCGAGCGGCATTACAACGCCGAATGGGCCCTGACGACTCAGGGCCAGATACTTGGCGAGCAGTTCGCCGCCATGGAAGATGAATATTTGCGGGAACGCGGCACCGATGTGCGCCAGGTCATCGAGCGTGTGCTGCGTGTGTTGTCGGGTTCCACTGTATTGCTGCCTCACCTGGATACCCATAATGCCGACGAATCACTGATCGTGGTCGCCCGCGATATTTCTCCCGCCGATATGCTGCGCTTGCGTGGAGCACGTTTCGGCGCATTTTTAACCGATCTGGGCGGCCCGACCTCGCACACGGCGATCGTGGCACGCAGCATGAACGTGCCTGCGGTAGTTGGTCTGGGTCATGTGCGCACACTGGTGCGCGACGGCGATATCCTCATCGCCGATGGCTCGACCGGCGCGGTGCTGGTCAACCCCTCGGAGTCCGTGCTAAACGAATACCGCCAGCGGCAAACGGCGTATGCCGACGAACGGGCAACATTGAGCCTGCTGCGCGATGCGCCCGCTATTACGCTGGACGGAATCGCCATTCGGCTCGAAGCCAATATCGAATTGCCCGAAGAGGCCGCTGCGGCCCTGGCGGCCGGCGCCGATGGTATCGGCCTGTTCCGCAGCGAGTTTCTTTTTATGGGCCGGCCTGATTTGCCGGGGGAGGAAGAGCAATATCAGGCCTATGCTTCGGTCGTGCAGACGATGGGAGGGCGGCCCGTCACGATACGCACGCTTGACCTGGGTTCCGACAAAACCCTCGATGGCGAAGTGACGGTTGCCACCAACCCCGCACTGGGCCTGCGTGCCATTCGTTATTGCCTGGCCAATCCGGAATTGTTTGCAACCCAGTTGCGGGCGTTGCTGCGCGCCTCGTCGCATGGCCCGATTCGTATCCTGATCCCCATGATTTCGCACATGCATGAAGTCCATGCGACGCGCCAGGCGATTGCCGCGGCAAGTGCCGAGCTGGAAGCCAGAGGCCAGGAGTTTTCCCGCAACATAGCCTTGGGCGCCATGGTGGAAATTCCCGCCATCGCGATTGCCATCGATCCGTTCGTGGAAAATCTGGATTTCCTGTCGATAGGCACCAACGACCTGATCCAATATACCCTGGCCATCGATCGGGGCGACAACGATGTGGCCGCCTTGTACGATCCCATGCATCCAGCCGTATTGCGTCTGATTGCCCACACCATCAATGCCGGCGAACGTGCGGGCAAACCGGTCTCGGTGTGCGGCGAGATGGCGGGCGATGCGCGGGTTACGCGCATGTTGCTGGGGTTGGGCCTGAAAGAATTCTCCATGCATCCTCAGCAACTGCTCGATGTAAAAAAAGAGGTCCGCCTGGCGCATACCAATGCCTTGCGGGTCAAAGTGGCGTCGGCGCTGAATCGTGCGGAACGCATCGATTTGGCCGATCTCGCCACTTGAGCCGAATCTTAGCGGTGGTACGCCGATTCACCGTGCGACTGGATATCCAGCCCTTCGCGTTCGATATCGCTGCCAACCCTCAGCCCGCATAGTTTGTCCGCAATAAAGTAGGCGAGCAGGGCGCAGAGTCCAGACCAAACGAGGGTGGTTACGATACCTTCGAATTGCAGCCATACTTGCTGGGGTATGTCCGACAGGGTCTTCAAGCCGGGCCCGCCCAGGGGCTGGGCGTTGAATACACCGGTCAGGAGGGCTCCTACCATCCCGCCCACGCCATGAATGCCGAATACGTCCAGGGTGTCGTCGGCGCCCAGCATGCGCTTCAGGCCATTGACGCCCCAGACGCAAATGGCGCCGCTGAGCAGGCCGATAATCAATGCTCCGGTGAGCCCGACCAGGCCCGCGGCGGGGGTAATGCCGACCAACCCCGCGACCATGCCCGAGATCCCTCCCAGAAGCGAAGGCTTGCCCTTGTACATCCATTCCACTGCCGTCCAGGCAATAACTCCGCCCGCTGTTGCCAATAAGGTATTGAAGAAGGCGAGAGCGGCAGTTTCGTTGGCGCCCAACGCAGAGCCGGCATTGAAACCGAACCAGCCAACCCATAGCAGGCAAGCCCCTATCATGGCCATGGGCAGGCTATGAGGTTGCATCGATTCGCGCTTGTAGCCGATGCGAGGTCCGATATAGTAGGCGCCAACCAGGCCGGCAATACCGGCATTGATATGAACCACGGTGCCGCCGGCAAAATCCAGGGCGCCTTGTTTGAACAGCCAGCCATCGGGAGCCCAGACCATGTGGGCGATAGGCAGATAGGCAAGCGTCATCCATATAACGGTAAATACGATTACCGCCGAATACTTGATGCGCTCGGCAAAACCGCCAACGATCAAGGCGCAGGTGATAGCGGCAAAAGTTGCCTGAAAAGAGGCAAAAGTCACTTCCGGAATGGTTCCGGCAAGCGAAAATTTCTGGGTTGCCAAATTGACCATGCCGCTAAAGAACAGGCGGGAGAATCCGCCGATAACCGGACTGCCTTCAGTAAACGCCAGGGTATATCCGTAGGCGAACCAGATGACGACCGCAATGCAGCAGGTCGAGAGCACCTGAATCAGGATCGACAGTACATTCTTGCTGCGGACCAGGCCGCCGTAAAACAATGCAAGCCCGGGCACGATCATCAGTAAAACCAATATCGTTGAAAGGCTTACCCATACTAAATCTGCTTTATCCATGATGACTCCTGTGTGATGCGTATTCGCTGTGTGGCAGGTTGGAGCGCTGCGTTTCGGCTATAGGGCCAGATCGCCCGACTCACCGGTACGGATTCGTATGGCCTGTTCTATCGGGGTGATGAAAATTTTTCCGTCACCGATTTTCCCGGTATGAGCGGCGGCGCACAGATTTTCTATGGCCCGCTCCACCATATCGTCGGGTATTGCCATTTCCAGACGCAGCTTGGGCAGGAAGTCAACGGTATATTCGGCGCCCCGGTAGAGCTCGGTGTGGCCTTTCTGGCGTCCAAATCCCTTGACCTCGGTGACGGTCATGCCTTGAATGCCGAGTTCGGAAAGGGCTTCCCGTACCTCGTCCAATTTGAAAGGCTTGATGATGGCGGTAATCAGTTTCATGATCGGCTTCCTAAAAGATGGCTGTCAGATTGACTGAAGCAAATTCCATGCCAAGCTTGATGCGCCAGCGGCGGGCTGCCGCAAAGGTCCGCCGGTACGCCCGGCCTCTTGATTTCCAGGACGGTACCGGCGCCCTCGACGCGATTGCTTTTTGTTCGAGGCGGGGCTGTCTGATCTGCTTCGGCACGGTTTCGGAGCAAAGCAGGTGTTTATGCACCAAATTGGGGCGTTCCGGCTCAAGAGCCGTGCCAATTTAGCGTCGGTCTACCTTAGAGAGTTGTTACAAAACCTTGGTGTCAGGCTGGTTTTGTTTCCTTGTGTACACATGCAGGAAGCCTTGGTCGGGGCGAGAGTGGGGCTGTGCAAGGCTCGTGGCGGAAAAAGCTGCCAGAAATTTCTTTTTATTGAAATCAGGATTTACACTAAGGCCGTTTGTCTCCAGCATTCTATGGCTAGAATTGTAACCAAGCCAGTTGTAACAAGCTCGCTGCTGAACCGTTAGTCGCATCGGGGTCAGTATTGTGTTTTCGCGACTTTGGACAAGTGAGGGATCTATCATGCAAAAAACTCGTACACATCTTGCTGTTATCGCTATCGCCGCTTCGCTGGGCTTGCTTGCCGCATGCTCGAAAAGCGAAGATGCCAAGCCGGCAGATACGACTTCGGGGACTGTAGCGCCTGCACCTGCGCCGTCGTCTTCCTCGCCATCGTCTTCGGCACCGGCCCCATCGAGCAGCTCGGCCGGCGATGCCGCGAAAGAGGCCGCCGGCAAGGTTGCCGACAAAGCTGGCGAGCTCAAGGACAGCGCTGTCGAAAAGGCTGGCCAGATGGGTGATGCCATCAAGAAGGGCGCGGCAGAGGCCGACAAGGCCATCCAGGATAAAGTCGGCAATGGTACGGCCACCCCCAATCCCGCCTCTCCTCCGCCTCCCTCCAAATAAGGAGCCTGGGTACAGGCATGAAAAACGGGCCGCAGCTCATCACTGCGGCCCGTTTTTCATTACACTAGCGGAATGCCGATTACTATCCGGAGCTTGCCATGACCAACCGTCCAGACTGGTTCGAAGATTTTCAAAAAAACATGTCCGACCTGATCGCCAAAAGTCCGGCCGCCGATATCGAGCGCAACGTCAAGGCCATGATGGCGCAAACTTTTTCCAGGCTCGACCTGATTACCCGCGAAGAGTTCGATGTGCAGACCGATTTGCTCGAGCGGGCCCTGAGCCGCGTTGATGCACTCGAAGCCCGGGTCAAGGCGCTGGAGTCCGGCACCAAGCCGGGTTCATAGCACGGTACGCAGGCGCCATAGCTCCGGAAACAATACAACGTCGAGCATTTTGCGCAAATAGCCTACGCCCTCGGTGCCGCCGGTGCCGCGTTTGAAGCCGATGATGCGCTCTACCGTGGTCACGTGACGAAAACGCCATTGACGAAACGAGTCTTCGATATCGACGAGCTTTTCGCCCAGTTCGTACAGCTCCCAGTAGCGCGAAGGGTCGCGGTACACCTGCAGCCACGCGTTTTCCACCGATTCGTCGTAGACAGTGGGTTCGGTGGGGCTGCGGCCCAGGCGGTCGGGGTGGATGCTCAGACCCTGATGTGCCAGAAGGCGTATGGCCTCGTCATACAGCGAGGGGGTTTCCAGGGCTTTTTGCACATGAGCGAGGCGCTCGGGATGATGGGCATGGGGGCTCAGCATGGCCGCGTTCTTGTTGCCCAGGATGAATTCGATCTCTCGATACTGGAATGATTGAAAGCCCGAAGACATGCCAAGATAAGGCCGCATCGCCGTGTATTCGGGCGGGGTCATGGTGGCCAGCACCGTCCAGGCCTGCACCAGCTGGTCCATGATGCGCGACACGCGCGTAAGCATTTTGAATGAAGGGCCAAGCAGATTCTGGCTTAGCTTGTTTCGCGCGGCCCGCAATTCATGCAGCATGAGCTTCATCCACAACTCTGTCGTCTGATGCTGGATGATGAACAGCATTTCATTATGTTCGGGCGAGAGCGGATGCTGCGCATCAAGCAGTTGATCGAGCGCCAGGTAGTCGCTGTAGCTCATGTTCTTGGAAAAATCCATAGTGGCATCATGCCATTTGGAGGCGGGGTCTTTGGAATCGGGGCACACGGTGAATCTCCTTGGCCAAATCGGCTGTTTCGATGCTCATGGTATAGAAAATGTCGCGAAATGAGCATGCAAAATTAATGCAAGGCCTGGCCTGCTTTCCAATAAAATGCGAACTTGACTGATGAGCGCACAATAAAATATCAACATGGAACTTGACGCAATTAATTTACGCATTCTGGTATGCCTGCAGGAGGATGGCCGGATCAGCAATCAGGACTTGGCCGATAAAGTGGCGCTGTCGCCATCCGCCTGCTTGCGCCGCCTGCGGGCGCTGGAAGAAAGCGGCGTGATACAGGGCTACCACGTGGCGCTCGATAACGAGCGGCTCGGCGTCGAGATCGAGGCGTTCGTGCAGGTGTCCATGCGCGAAGACGAAGAGGGCTGGCACGACCGGTTCATCGACGAGGTGAGGCAATGGCCCGAGGTAAGCGCCATTTATATCGTAACGGGCGAAAGCAATTACCTTTTGCGCGTGCAGGCCCGCAGCTTGAAGCAATATACCGACTTCATTGTCAATAAACTGCATCGTACCCATGGCGTCATGGATATCCGCTCGAACATGGTCTTGCAGAAAGTCAAGGAAACTCCCGGCGGCCTGGCCCTGATTCGTTCCTAAAAAGAGCTACTCTACGGTAATCAAAAGTCAGAATATCACTCCCAAAAACCATGCCTGGTGAAAGGTAGGCAATCCCGCCCAGGCGACCAGATGAGGAAACAATGTCCAAAGTACGGATTTTGCAAGTCGGCAGCATCAATCAGTATGTCGACGATCAGTTGAATCAAAATTATGAAGTCCTGCGCTTGTGGGAGCAGGCCGACAAGCCGGCCTATATCAAGAGCCGCGGGGCAGATATCCGTGGTGTTGTGACGACGGCCAGATTCGGCTTCGACGCGGCCTGGCTCGATGCCATGCCGAAGCTGGAAGCGGTCAGCAGCTTCGGGGTAGGGTACGACACCATCGATGTCAATGCGCTGCATCAAAAGAATATCCAGTTCGGCAATACTCCCGACGTCCTGAACGATTGCGTGGCCGACATGGCCATGACTCTGCTGCTGGGCAGCGCCAGGAAGCTGGTCGCCGCGGATCGTTTTGTCCGCGAAGGGTCCTGGGCGAGCGGCAAAGCGTTTCCTTTGGCCGCCAGCGTGGCGGGCAAGAAGCTGGGTATTGTCGGCTTGGGAAAAATTGGCGTGGCGGTAGCCACGCGCGCCGCGGGCTTCGGCATGGATATTCGCTACCATAATCCCAGGAAGAAGGACGCGAGCCCCTATGCCTACGAGGCATCTCTGCCGGCGCTGGCCCAATGGAGCGATTTCCTGGTATTGACATGCCCGGGCGGAGCGGCCACCCATCATCTGATCTCCCGCGAAATTCTCGAGGCTCTGGGGAAAAAGGGCACTTTGATCAATGTGGCGCGGGGTTCGGTGGTTGACGAGCGGGCGTTGGTCGACGCCTTGTCCAATGGCATGCTGGGGGCCGCGGCGCTGGATGTGTTCGAAGACGAACCTCGGGCGCCCGCCGAACTGTTTTCCCTCGACAACGTCGTCCTGGCTCCGCATATTGCCAGTGGGACAGCCGAAACGCGCCTGAAAATGGCGCAGCTGACCCTGGATAATCTGGATAATTATTTCAAGCATGGAAGCGTTCTGACCCCGGTGCTGAAAAAATAGGGAGAAATGGTGGACGCGACGCCGCGGCAATTGAAGTATTTCGTGGAGGTAGTCGAGTCGGGAAGCCTGTCTGGCGCCTCACACAGCCTTTGCATTGCGCAGCCCGCACTGAGCCAGCATATCGCGGCGATGGAAGAGGTTTTGGGGGTCAAGCTATTCGAGCGGCATGCCCGAGGCATGAAGCCCACCGCGGAAGGTGTCAGGCTCTACGAACGTGCCCGATCGATTCTGCGCCAGATCAGCCTTCTTAAGGACGATATACGCGATAGCGGCGACTTGCCACGGGGAGAGGTACGCCTGGGGATAGCGGGTGCGCTGGCCGGTGTCATGGTGGCGCCGGTATTGCGCGGCATCGAGTTGGAGTATCCTGCTATACGCTTGAGCCTGACAGATGGCCTGTCTACCGAGATGGCGGCCCTCATCGAGTCGCGCATGGTCGATCTGGCCTTGTTTCCCAGCGCCTCCGAAATAGAAGGAATGGAATCGCTGCCGGTGCTGACTGAACATTTGTACCTGTTTGGCTCTGTCGATTTATTAGGTGGCGACACAGGGCCGATTCCTTTCGCGGAGATCGGCGCTCAGCCTCTTGCCGCCCCGGACCGTACGCACGACCTGCGCAAAATGATAGAGCGTGAAGCTGCCGCGCAAAATCTTCGTCTTGATGTCCGCTATGAATTGAATAGCCCGGCCATGATTCTGTCGGTAGTCAGGGAAGGCCTGGCCTGCGCCGTTTTGCCACGCAGCACGTATCCGGATTTCCCTCGGGCGGGGCCGATACGCGCCCGATTGATTACTCATCCGGGCCTGACTCGCGTGCAGTCCATAGTCTGGCCCAGTGACCGATCCCTGAGCTCCGCCGCCCTGGCCGTGAAAAAAATATTGATCAAGGCCGCCAGAACTGTGGAAGAAAAAGGCCAGTCATGAAATCCAGTTTATTGCTTGATCTATAAGATTTTTCTTATATTTTCTAGAACAATATTATATTTGTTGAATATTCCAGCGCTTTAGATAATGGAGCTTGGTCAAACCCCAGCCAGGCTTAGGGAAAGCGCATGCGTCCTCAGAATATTGTCGTCATCATGTCCGATGAGCATGATCCCCGGATGATGGGGTGTGCGCGCCATCCTTTTATACATACGCCCAATCTGGATGCGCTTGCCGCGCGAGGTGTGCGTTTCCCCAATGCCTATACCCCAAGCCCGATTTGCGTGCCCGCGCGCGCCGCCTTCGCTACGGGA
This genomic window contains:
- the ptsP gene encoding phosphoenolpyruvate--protein phosphotransferase gives rise to the protein MIAPTHIPSCSYGSMLCMQGQGVVKGFAIGRAVVMGAAALEVAHYRIQPDDIEAECERLKQALAFACDELQSMANSLPADAPRELAALLTVHSMLLDDPMLSQQTCELIIERHYNAEWALTTQGQILGEQFAAMEDEYLRERGTDVRQVIERVLRVLSGSTVLLPHLDTHNADESLIVVARDISPADMLRLRGARFGAFLTDLGGPTSHTAIVARSMNVPAVVGLGHVRTLVRDGDILIADGSTGAVLVNPSESVLNEYRQRQTAYADERATLSLLRDAPAITLDGIAIRLEANIELPEEAAAALAAGADGIGLFRSEFLFMGRPDLPGEEEQYQAYASVVQTMGGRPVTIRTLDLGSDKTLDGEVTVATNPALGLRAIRYCLANPELFATQLRALLRASSHGPIRILIPMISHMHEVHATRQAIAAASAELEARGQEFSRNIALGAMVEIPAIAIAIDPFVENLDFLSIGTNDLIQYTLAIDRGDNDVAALYDPMHPAVLRLIAHTINAGERAGKPVSVCGEMAGDARVTRMLLGLGLKEFSMHPQQLLDVKKEVRLAHTNALRVKVASALNRAERIDLADLAT
- a CDS encoding P-II family nitrogen regulator, which gives rise to MKLITAIIKPFKLDEVREALSELGIQGMTVTEVKGFGRQKGHTELYRGAEYTVDFLPKLRLEMAIPDDMVERAIENLCAAAHTGKIGDGKIFITPIEQAIRIRTGESGDLAL
- a CDS encoding Lrp/AsnC family transcriptional regulator, coding for MELDAINLRILVCLQEDGRISNQDLADKVALSPSACLRRLRALEESGVIQGYHVALDNERLGVEIEAFVQVSMREDEEGWHDRFIDEVRQWPEVSAIYIVTGESNYLLRVQARSLKQYTDFIVNKLHRTHGVMDIRSNMVLQKVKETPGGLALIRS
- the gshB gene encoding glutathione synthase, with product MHVLFVIDPLLSLKAYKDSSVAMMRALQARGHALSVALLGDMYIDEGTVKAATVAIDLPAGADLHGHAWWNERGSRTESPLAGFDAVVMRKDPPFDMEYVYATHLLEYAEAQGARVFNSGAAIRNHPEKLAITEFSSFTSPTLVSRDMARLRAFHATHQDVIVKPLDGMGGTGIFRLQKVEPNLGSILETLTDNGARTIMAQRYIPEIVNGDKRILLIGGKPVPYALARIPLAGETRGNLAAGGRGVARPLSARDREIAETIGPKLLARGLLLVGLDVIGDYLTEVNVTSPTCFVEITEQTDFNVADFFATALEQATGL
- a CDS encoding HPr family phosphocarrier protein; translated protein: MPTIDIVIRNKLGLHARAAAKLTQLAGKFSSDIFIARGAQRVNAKSIMGVMMLAAGLGVTVKVDAAGPDADQALGDIQLLFDNKFGEQE
- a CDS encoding accessory factor UbiK family protein: MTNRPDWFEDFQKNMSDLIAKSPAADIERNVKAMMAQTFSRLDLITREEFDVQTDLLERALSRVDALEARVKALESGTKPGS
- the infC gene encoding translation initiation factor IF-3 → MLGVLDIATEKAQRINGEIRVPEVRLIGVDGEQLGIVKTFDAIRLSEESEVDLVEIAPNAEPPVCRLMDYGKFKYQEQKRQQEARAKQKVIQVKEIKFRPGTDEGDYQVKLRNLRRFIDEGDKAKVTLRFRGREMAHQELGMRVLERVRDDLAEICLVEAMPKLEGRQMVMVLAPRKKAAGKQDAAT
- the thrS gene encoding threonine--tRNA ligase: MVHITLPDGSQREFAGPVSVGDVANSIGTGLGRAALGGRVTVAGAEPKLVDTSFLIEHDAHLAIITAKDADGLDLIRHSTAHLLAYAVKSLFPEAQVTIGPVIENGFYYDFSYKRPFTPEDLEAIEKKMAELAKKDEPVTREEWLRDDAVAFFKGIGENYKAEIIASIPSNEPISLYREGDFIDLCRGPHVPSTGKLKVFKLMKVAGAYWRGDSKNEMLQRIYGTAWASKEEQAAYLMMLEEAEKRDHRKLGRELDLFHFQDEAPGLIFWHPKGWSLWQQVEQYMRKVYEDNGYQEVKAPQILDLSLWKKTGHWDNYAENMFTTESENRTYGLKPMNCPGHVQIFNAGLHSYRELPIRYGEFGQCHRNEPSGSLHGMMRVRGFTQDDGHIFCTEDQLQDECAAFTALLQKVYADFGFTEILYKVATRPDKRIGSDEVWDKAEHALMESLKRTNCEFDVSPGEGAFYGPKVEYTLKDAIGRQWQCGTIQVDFSMPQRLGAEYVDASDLRRPPVMLHRAILGSLERFIGMLIEHHTGAMPPWLAPEQLVVCCISEPSAKYAAEIALSLKKQGFRANSDLRGEKITRKIREHSLQKVPYILVVGDKERETATVAVRGRGGVDLGVMSLNDFTDRLQQDINQRRNAGQA
- a CDS encoding PTS sugar transporter subunit IIA, translating into MARIVLVMHAPLATAFSECAQHVLGSKSDLQVFDVHPDDSPDEQVSRLVELLAAGRQEGVLILCDIFGATPFNIASRALKLAVQQGISGHLITGTNLCMVLKALTDQEKNPDELSEAVRKGALKGIVNADQVP
- a CDS encoding ammonium transporter, with amino-acid sequence MDKADLVWVSLSTILVLLMIVPGLALFYGGLVRSKNVLSILIQVLSTCCIAVVIWFAYGYTLAFTEGSPVIGGFSRLFFSGMVNLATQKFSLAGTIPEVTFASFQATFAAITCALIVGGFAERIKYSAVIVFTVIWMTLAYLPIAHMVWAPDGWLFKQGALDFAGGTVVHINAGIAGLVGAYYIGPRIGYKRESMQPHSLPMAMIGACLLWVGWFGFNAGSALGANETAALAFFNTLLATAGGVIAWTAVEWMYKGKPSLLGGISGMVAGLVGITPAAGLVGLTGALIIGLLSGAICVWGVNGLKRMLGADDTLDVFGIHGVGGMVGALLTGVFNAQPLGGPGLKTLSDIPQQVWLQFEGIVTTLVWSGLCALLAYFIADKLCGLRVGSDIEREGLDIQSHGESAYHR
- the kynA gene encoding tryptophan 2,3-dioxygenase, which gives rise to MDFSKNMSYSDYLALDQLLDAQHPLSPEHNEMLFIIQHQTTELWMKLMLHELRAARNKLSQNLLGPSFKMLTRVSRIMDQLVQAWTVLATMTPPEYTAMRPYLGMSSGFQSFQYREIEFILGNKNAAMLSPHAHHPERLAHVQKALETPSLYDEAIRLLAHQGLSIHPDRLGRSPTEPTVYDESVENAWLQVYRDPSRYWELYELGEKLVDIEDSFRQWRFRHVTTVERIIGFKRGTGGTEGVGYLRKMLDVVLFPELWRLRTVL